The following coding sequences lie in one uncultured Mailhella sp. genomic window:
- a CDS encoding dynamin family protein: MGEFRVPDTGLHILILGCMSSGKSTLLNAMLGRGAFPAGNRATTAQIFRIVHDPWCEQNVCRNPSESDEWHPLTLERLASYNGTMRENVPADIWLRLPHLEKKRPIVFYDTPGPNTSKHDEHRGETYFALEKLPLTHIFLVLDMAQLHTRDEEALLRDMGRVAELRGGVPVLVILNKADVIDVEKESVSDIVKEVRDTVAQYLPSGSNVDVIPVMAKGAEVWRRMIDRDKLTVFEVEFGQYIDWRLCRAMLEASLIPEEIRISVAEQMEEWRRLQKFSEAFRSSLEYLARRVHPENAELINKNVSKILDYADCRRAVTGSGMVTLEEYIDRLTVKNYAVPLKGDELNERV, translated from the coding sequence ATGGGCGAGTTCCGCGTGCCCGATACCGGGCTTCACATTCTTATCCTGGGCTGCATGAGTTCGGGCAAGTCCACGCTGCTCAACGCCATGCTCGGACGCGGGGCGTTTCCTGCGGGCAACCGGGCTACCACGGCACAGATATTCAGAATTGTTCATGATCCGTGGTGCGAGCAGAACGTGTGCCGCAACCCTTCGGAGAGCGACGAATGGCATCCGCTCACGCTGGAGAGGCTTGCGTCGTACAACGGAACCATGCGTGAGAACGTGCCTGCCGACATCTGGCTGCGTCTGCCGCACCTGGAGAAGAAGCGTCCCATTGTGTTTTACGATACGCCCGGTCCCAACACCAGCAAGCACGACGAGCATCGCGGCGAGACGTATTTTGCGCTGGAAAAGCTGCCGCTGACGCATATTTTTCTGGTGCTCGACATGGCGCAGCTGCACACGCGCGACGAAGAGGCGCTGCTGCGCGACATGGGGCGGGTGGCGGAGCTTCGCGGCGGAGTGCCGGTGCTGGTGATCCTCAACAAGGCCGACGTCATCGACGTGGAAAAGGAATCCGTGTCCGACATCGTGAAGGAAGTGCGCGACACGGTGGCGCAGTATCTGCCGTCGGGCTCGAACGTGGATGTGATTCCCGTGATGGCCAAGGGCGCCGAGGTGTGGCGACGCATGATAGATCGCGACAAGCTGACGGTGTTCGAGGTGGAATTCGGCCAGTACATCGACTGGCGACTGTGCCGCGCGATGCTTGAGGCGTCGCTGATTCCGGAAGAGATACGGATCAGCGTGGCGGAGCAGATGGAGGAATGGCGGAGACTGCAGAAGTTTTCGGAAGCGTTCCGCTCGTCGCTGGAATATCTGGCGCGGCGGGTGCATCCTGAGAACGCGGAACTCATCAACAAGAACGTGAGCAAGATTCTCGATTACGCCGACTGTCGCCGGGCCGTGACGGGTTCGGGCATGGTGACGCTTGAGGAGTACATCGACCGTCTTACGGTGAAGAATTACGCCGTCCCGCTGAAGGGGGACGAGCTGAACGAACGGGTGTGA
- a CDS encoding MFS transporter, protein MKQNNGNPKPVPGQTLFTRNFILICLANLCTCMAGYSIMPVLPLYLMDVLHCQKSVMGVAMAVFPLVALLFRPFSGVIADRFDRRHVLIFSTLSCVVCFPLCLAASGVLVFMLVRLTHGLVFSSMTTSQATLAVDFMPEGKMGTGIGIFSSTVSLGMIFGPMLGLSAAAFSYAAAFWVPAGFAFAGAVFQLLLRPRKQIVIRQKKLSPDMFFMKEGAFALLALLIASFMQGMITNYLSVLARENGLADYASLYFLFMGLGLMGSRLFSGYIVDHGFIAQLICFSELATLGGAMLLSCTASPIVFVLCGAWLGISLGALMPSFQTILMSLADKSRRGVASSMYFIGMDGGLFLALLSGGVVADVLGMDAAYRVGALGQLASLAIFLKLVLPQLRRRNSHV, encoded by the coding sequence ATGAAGCAAAACAACGGAAATCCGAAACCGGTCCCCGGGCAAACGCTCTTCACCAGAAATTTCATTCTGATCTGTCTGGCCAATCTCTGCACCTGCATGGCGGGATATTCCATCATGCCCGTGTTGCCGCTTTATCTCATGGACGTGCTGCACTGTCAGAAATCCGTCATGGGCGTGGCCATGGCCGTATTTCCTCTGGTGGCTCTGCTGTTCCGGCCGTTTTCCGGCGTCATTGCCGACAGGTTCGACAGACGGCACGTACTCATTTTTTCCACGCTTTCCTGTGTGGTCTGCTTTCCGCTCTGCCTTGCGGCTTCGGGCGTGCTGGTCTTCATGCTTGTCCGGCTCACGCACGGCCTGGTCTTTTCCTCCATGACCACCTCGCAGGCCACGCTTGCCGTGGACTTCATGCCCGAGGGCAAAATGGGCACAGGCATCGGCATTTTCAGCAGCACCGTGTCGCTCGGCATGATTTTCGGCCCCATGCTCGGCCTCTCTGCGGCCGCCTTTTCCTATGCCGCGGCCTTCTGGGTTCCGGCGGGATTCGCGTTTGCGGGAGCCGTGTTTCAACTGCTCCTGCGCCCGCGAAAGCAAATCGTCATACGGCAAAAGAAGCTCTCGCCCGACATGTTCTTCATGAAGGAGGGAGCCTTCGCCCTTCTCGCGCTGCTCATCGCCTCTTTTATGCAGGGCATGATTACCAACTACCTTTCCGTGCTCGCCAGAGAAAACGGCCTTGCCGACTACGCCAGCCTCTATTTCCTGTTCATGGGCCTGGGACTTATGGGCAGCCGACTCTTTTCCGGGTACATCGTCGATCACGGCTTCATTGCGCAGCTTATCTGCTTCTCCGAACTCGCGACCCTGGGCGGAGCCATGCTGCTTTCCTGCACAGCGTCGCCCATAGTGTTCGTGCTCTGCGGCGCGTGGCTCGGCATCTCGCTGGGCGCGCTCATGCCGAGCTTTCAGACCATTCTCATGTCCCTTGCCGACAAGTCCCGGCGCGGCGTGGCAAGTTCCATGTACTTCATCGGCATGGACGGCGGCCTTTTCCTCGCCCTCTTGAGCGGCGGCGTCGTTGCCGACGTCCTGGGCATGGACGCCGCCTATCGCGTGGGCGCGCTGGGACAGCTCGCCTCCCTTGCCATCTTCCTGAAACTCGTTCTTCCCCAGCTGCGTCGCCGCAATTCACACGTTTGA
- a CDS encoding exonuclease SbcCD subunit D C-terminal domain-containing protein produces the protein MKILHTSDWHLGHHLYGRRRYEEFRRFLAWLVDLIRDEGVEALIIAGDVFDSSIPGNPAQKLYYDFLRDVSASGSPCRHVVVIAGNHDSPAFLDAPAGLLSGMNIHVTGRARSPEEETFLLCGASGEPELVVSAVPFLRDRDLYRAADGDSMDERDRLMAEGMKEHYLRAAQEAERLRAGHPVPLLATGHLFAAGGVISGDDGVRDLRVGSLGQVDAGVFPAAFDYVALGHLHSAQRVHGEERLRYTGSPLPMGFDEVCRGHEVRILETQGDGIVSRGVSVPVFQRLERVEGDIAEIESRLDELSASGESVWVEALYTGSSMIADLRRRVEEHASGAVEVLRIRNARFLPEGMDADPEQDDLEELGVEAVFERRLQEAFPDAEPDDPALKELRATFREAAAAALFDEEDASCAS, from the coding sequence ATGAAGATACTTCACACATCGGACTGGCATTTAGGGCATCATCTTTACGGGCGGCGGCGGTACGAGGAGTTCCGTCGTTTTCTCGCGTGGCTTGTGGATCTGATTCGGGACGAGGGGGTGGAAGCGCTGATCATTGCAGGCGACGTGTTCGACAGTTCGATTCCCGGCAATCCGGCGCAGAAGCTGTACTACGACTTTCTGCGCGATGTTTCGGCAAGCGGGAGCCCGTGCCGGCATGTGGTGGTCATTGCGGGCAATCATGATTCTCCGGCCTTTCTCGACGCTCCGGCCGGGCTGCTTTCGGGCATGAACATTCACGTGACGGGCCGGGCGCGTTCTCCCGAAGAGGAAACCTTTCTGCTGTGCGGGGCAAGCGGCGAGCCCGAACTCGTGGTAAGCGCGGTTCCGTTTCTGCGCGACAGGGATCTTTACCGCGCCGCCGACGGCGACAGCATGGACGAACGCGACAGGCTCATGGCCGAAGGCATGAAGGAGCATTATCTGCGCGCCGCTCAGGAAGCGGAACGTCTGCGCGCAGGACACCCTGTTCCGCTGCTGGCCACGGGGCATCTTTTTGCCGCGGGAGGCGTGATTTCCGGCGACGACGGCGTGCGCGATCTGCGCGTGGGCTCGCTCGGTCAGGTGGACGCCGGCGTGTTTCCGGCCGCGTTCGACTATGTGGCGCTCGGTCATCTTCATTCGGCGCAGCGGGTTCACGGCGAGGAGCGTCTGCGCTACACGGGGTCGCCGCTGCCCATGGGCTTCGACGAGGTTTGTCGCGGGCACGAGGTGCGCATTCTGGAAACGCAGGGAGACGGCATCGTGTCCCGCGGGGTGAGCGTGCCCGTGTTTCAGCGACTGGAGCGCGTGGAAGGCGACATTGCCGAGATTGAGAGCCGCCTCGACGAACTTTCCGCCTCCGGGGAAAGCGTGTGGGTCGAAGCGCTCTACACCGGCAGCAGCATGATTGCGGATCTGCGCCGCCGCGTGGAGGAACACGCATCCGGAGCCGTGGAAGTGCTCCGCATCCGCAACGCGCGGTTCCTGCCCGAAGGCATGGACGCCGATCCCGAACAGGACGATCTCGAAGAACTCGGCGTGGAAGCCGTTTTTGAACGGCGCTTGCAGGAAGCCTTTCCCGACGCCGAACCCGACGATCCCGCGCTCAAGGAACTGCGGGCCACGTTCCGCGAAGCCGCGGCCGCCGCGCTCTTCGACGAGGAGGACGCTTCATGCGCATCTTAA
- a CDS encoding AAA family ATPase, with translation MRILSIHIRNLNSLAGDWSIRLDGPEYEAGGIFAITGPTGAGKSTILDAVCLALYGATPRLEKVTKSSNEIMSRQTSECLAEVRFCTTRGKYKCCWSQRRARGSGKLQPPQHHLYDAQDQPLADKTTDVIARVEELTGMDFARFTQSMLLAQGRFATFLLADGDKRAPLLEKITGTGIYSEISRKTQQRSSEEQKKLNDLKNRLDAQQLLPEDEEAALERERETLHATCETLANREQALNDDMARLEQATALDKEEQALNAERETLLLDGQTFAPQREKLERAERAAGIFPALEALRIRREEQRGDEEKLAALKEETPRLAEQEEQASSALAAAKTALTAEKDAVEKARDLWKRVRAADTEIDARRRDLNNLNLELDARRSALELRRKEQSDAERSKKDAEAALASVFREKEASAADAGLSEAVGALETRLCRLEEDEKALEAERLALNELSLDLEEQETALAGRRRSEEALSKALSEASDRLTAARSAFAELLNGRDVSAFRAERDALSARLGALDKALDAASTRAEHLSRAERLARDAQALTLTVQQENSELALLRERVNALRETQTLRAKIRSYEEERRALREGSPCPLCGSTHHPFAKSAPALPDEDAERLAALERDRDRVSASLAGHQRDAVHAAEGRAEASAAAEDATRKLRLALSALSPALAAALTQRDDADSPEPTVPDAPSAPDDESTQNHAAPAAAQTSAPAEAWENDILSALALSERAPALPALLETLRAETADALARAEEALRDLDARQQAGRRLADDVERLRLMHDNALADVQSAEKEALRLGTEVSARRTELDSKAGKADAERLALQHDLAAFRRADEAPATLREAVNILAERRRRYADLLAREVEARNALAEQTRLIDVGAQALHSATTEHNSAQENRDRLAASLAALESDRRAIFGLRSVDDEEQAARNRLQELEKQEEALRVRLDDASRALTRSRSDAAAIDESLTRRASDLRDMEADLEKHLAAERFADEKSCREALLSPEEMDELASERDHLAKRAAALDARQKDLARKRAEQRLPLPPRDATEQALAETRAERENALRTLGSIQERLSANAVRKSQAAELTGLLKKQADTCRRWNALNELIGSSDGKKFRNYAQELTFRRLIIMANRQLAFMTDRYLLVHSKTEALTLNVIDRYQADAVRSSRNLSGGESFIVSLALALGLAQMASRNVRVDSVFLDEGFGTLDEEALGTALDMLASLRQKGKMIGIISHVQAVRDRVSLQIQVSPLGNGKSALSGPGVSQG, from the coding sequence ATGCGCATCTTAAGCATTCATATCCGCAATCTCAATTCCCTCGCCGGCGACTGGAGCATCCGTCTCGACGGGCCGGAATACGAAGCCGGGGGCATATTTGCCATCACGGGCCCCACGGGCGCGGGCAAGAGCACCATTCTCGACGCCGTGTGTCTGGCGCTCTACGGCGCTACGCCGCGCCTCGAAAAGGTGACCAAGAGCAGCAATGAAATCATGTCGCGGCAGACGTCGGAATGTCTGGCGGAGGTGCGCTTTTGCACCACTCGCGGGAAATATAAGTGCTGCTGGAGTCAGCGCCGGGCGCGTGGCTCGGGCAAACTTCAGCCGCCGCAGCACCACCTGTACGACGCCCAAGATCAACCGCTGGCCGACAAAACCACCGACGTCATCGCCCGCGTGGAAGAGCTCACAGGCATGGACTTTGCCCGGTTCACGCAGTCCATGCTGCTGGCTCAGGGGCGTTTTGCCACGTTTCTGCTGGCCGACGGCGACAAACGGGCTCCGCTTCTGGAAAAAATCACGGGCACGGGGATTTATTCGGAAATCTCACGGAAGACGCAGCAGCGCAGCAGCGAGGAACAGAAAAAGCTCAACGACCTCAAAAACAGACTGGACGCGCAGCAGCTTCTGCCCGAAGACGAGGAAGCGGCGCTTGAACGCGAACGGGAAACGCTTCACGCGACGTGCGAAACGCTGGCGAACCGCGAGCAGGCGCTCAATGACGACATGGCGCGCCTTGAGCAGGCCACGGCGCTCGACAAGGAGGAACAGGCCCTGAACGCCGAGCGGGAAACGCTTCTGCTCGACGGGCAGACCTTTGCGCCGCAGCGCGAAAAGCTGGAGCGCGCCGAACGGGCGGCCGGGATTTTTCCGGCGCTCGAAGCTTTGCGCATCCGGCGCGAGGAGCAGCGCGGCGACGAAGAAAAGCTCGCCGCGCTGAAGGAAGAGACGCCCCGCCTTGCCGAACAGGAAGAGCAGGCGTCTTCCGCGCTTGCCGCCGCGAAAACGGCGCTGACCGCCGAAAAGGACGCCGTGGAAAAGGCGCGGGACCTCTGGAAGCGCGTGCGCGCCGCGGACACCGAAATCGACGCCCGACGCCGCGATCTGAACAATCTGAATCTGGAACTCGACGCCCGCCGCAGCGCGCTGGAACTTCGCCGCAAGGAACAAAGCGACGCTGAACGGAGCAAAAAAGACGCGGAAGCCGCCCTTGCGAGCGTTTTCCGGGAAAAGGAAGCCTCCGCCGCCGACGCCGGACTTTCCGAAGCGGTGGGCGCGCTGGAAACGCGCCTCTGCCGACTGGAAGAAGACGAGAAAGCCCTAGAAGCCGAGCGCCTCGCGCTGAACGAACTCTCGCTCGACCTTGAAGAACAGGAAACGGCGCTTGCCGGACGCCGCCGTTCGGAAGAGGCGCTCAGCAAGGCGCTTTCCGAGGCTTCGGACAGGCTGACGGCGGCGCGCAGCGCCTTTGCCGAGCTTCTGAACGGCAGGGACGTGTCCGCGTTCCGGGCCGAACGCGACGCGCTTTCCGCCCGGCTCGGGGCGCTGGACAAGGCCCTCGACGCCGCCTCGACGCGCGCCGAACACCTTTCCCGCGCCGAACGCCTCGCCCGCGACGCACAGGCGCTGACCCTCACCGTACAGCAGGAAAACTCGGAACTCGCCCTGCTGCGGGAACGCGTGAACGCGCTGCGGGAAACGCAGACGCTCCGGGCGAAAATCCGCTCCTACGAAGAGGAACGCCGGGCTCTGCGCGAAGGAAGTCCGTGCCCGCTGTGCGGCTCCACGCATCATCCGTTTGCAAAGAGCGCGCCCGCTCTGCCCGATGAAGACGCCGAACGCCTCGCCGCGCTGGAGCGCGACCGCGACCGCGTTTCCGCATCGCTGGCCGGGCATCAGCGCGACGCCGTTCACGCCGCCGAAGGACGCGCCGAAGCCTCGGCCGCCGCCGAAGACGCCACCCGGAAGCTGCGCCTTGCGCTCTCCGCCCTTTCCCCGGCGCTGGCCGCCGCGCTGACGCAAAGAGACGACGCCGATTCTCCGGAGCCGACAGTCCCGGACGCGCCTTCCGCGCCCGACGACGAGTCGACGCAAAACCACGCCGCCCCCGCAGCCGCCCAAACTTCTGCGCCTGCCGAAGCGTGGGAAAACGACATTCTTTCCGCGCTTGCGCTCAGCGAACGCGCGCCCGCCCTGCCTGCACTTCTGGAAACGCTCCGCGCAGAGACCGCCGACGCTCTCGCCCGGGCCGAAGAGGCTCTCCGCGACCTCGACGCCCGGCAGCAGGCCGGACGCCGCCTTGCCGACGACGTGGAGCGCCTGCGCCTCATGCACGACAACGCTCTTGCCGACGTGCAGAGTGCGGAAAAGGAAGCGCTGCGCCTCGGCACGGAAGTCTCGGCACGCCGCACGGAACTTGATTCCAAAGCGGGCAAGGCCGACGCCGAACGCCTCGCCCTGCAACACGACCTTGCCGCCTTCCGGCGCGCAGACGAAGCCCCCGCGACGCTTCGCGAGGCCGTGAATATTCTTGCCGAACGCCGCCGTCGCTACGCCGACCTGCTCGCCCGCGAAGTGGAAGCCCGCAACGCCCTTGCCGAACAGACGCGCCTCATCGACGTGGGGGCCCAGGCACTGCACTCGGCGACGACCGAACACAACAGCGCGCAGGAAAACCGCGACCGCCTCGCTGCCTCCCTCGCCGCCCTCGAATCCGACCGCCGCGCAATCTTCGGCCTGCGCAGCGTGGACGACGAAGAACAGGCCGCCCGCAACCGTCTGCAGGAACTGGAAAAACAGGAAGAGGCCCTGCGCGTACGCCTCGACGACGCCTCCCGGGCGCTGACCCGCAGCCGCAGCGACGCCGCCGCCATCGACGAAAGCCTGACCCGGCGCGCCTCGGATCTGCGCGATATGGAAGCCGACCTCGAAAAACACCTCGCCGCCGAACGCTTTGCCGACGAGAAGTCCTGCCGCGAGGCCCTGCTTTCCCCTGAGGAGATGGACGAGCTCGCGAGCGAACGCGACCATCTCGCCAAACGCGCCGCCGCCCTCGACGCCCGCCAAAAGGACCTTGCCCGCAAGCGCGCCGAACAGCGTCTGCCCCTGCCGCCTCGCGACGCCACCGAACAGGCCCTCGCCGAAACCCGCGCCGAACGCGAAAACGCCCTGCGCACCCTCGGCAGCATTCAGGAACGCCTCAGCGCCAACGCCGTGCGCAAATCGCAGGCCGCCGAACTGACCGGCCTGCTCAAAAAACAGGCCGACACCTGCCGGCGCTGGAACGCCCTCAACGAGCTCATCGGCTCCTCCGACGGAAAAAAATTCCGCAACTACGCCCAGGAACTCACCTTCCGCAGACTCATCATCATGGCCAACCGGCAGCTCGCCTTCATGACCGACCGCTACCTGCTCGTCCACAGCAAAACCGAAGCCCTCACCCTCAACGTCATCGACCGCTACCAGGCCGACGCCGTGCGCTCCTCCCGCAACCTCTCCGGCGGCGAAAGCTTCATCGTCAGCCTCGCCCTCGCCCTCGGCCTCGCACAAATGGCCAGCCGCAACGTCCGCGTGGACTCCGTCTTCCTCGATGAAGGCTTCGGCACCCTCGACGAAGAAGCCCTCGGCACCGCCCTCGACATGCTCGCTTCCCTGAGACAAAAAGGAAAAATGATAGGCATCATCTCCCACGTCCAGGCCGTCCGCGACCGCGTCTCCCTCCAAATCCAGGTCTCCCCCCTCGGCAACGGCAAAAGCGCCCTCTCCGGCCCCGGCGTCTCCCAGGGGTGA
- a CDS encoding ATP-binding protein, translating to MKDLYKKLAYIISKSRFSISIFMVMLVFSFFGYQIMKINMLKNAQNLGYNLAHTYALEQRGNLQFYSVLLSFGVSVVDESQKNGNLAEKIMYFFRQVQSLLGEGTIDPYLVSGNRIIALNPWEGDADYDFSNAVWYRQAVENPGKVIFTDTYIDAVYGKPVVTIARTCASGAVLAFDIFPENFRFSSVTLTGLQESSFFLCDNKGTLLYAQTSEEQSYDEMRPYVHQLFLRIKSGELASYAASTSDMHGQRRGVYYFEMPNGWISILTIPFSVILNDLDYFSALFYGLVVLLLIGMGLISWRNLHNERVYARTNEAVQVLGNSYFAVYRIDYEQARYEVIKAPDDVRRRLSSSGSYAELVRVIIENLDSRDLGEFMDKFSLLSIRRLVEHRIRDFGRDFRRRFDNGYRWVTIRVQFDESLASHDVILCFREIEEEKQKQLEEHTLLMNSLNKAKQNEKAKQLFFSNMSHEMRTPLNAIINLTGIAKRFARDPQKVLDYLNKIERSSVMLIQLVNDILELSRLAQGKIELNNQPMDIRVCLEESFTPFKIQAENEGKIFREVWNVNHSMVMGDAFRLTRIMNNLLSNAMKFTDAGDSVTVEVSQMSQKEYIQYKIVVSDTGIGMSEEFLHQIFEPYTRESRVASRPVSGTGLGMPIVKSMVELLNGSIVVDSKPGQGTTFTVILPFLMVRGEEQSAVETESAPVGGGLAGKRLLIAEDNEINMEVAEEILTLNGMKVERAWNGREALNIFQRSEPFYFDAILMDMQMPEMNGCEACKSIRALSRPDAASVPIVAVTANAFSEDIAETSRAGMSAHVSKPIDFPILCRLLEKLIKARKKKEE from the coding sequence ATGAAAGATTTATATAAAAAACTTGCTTATATCATCAGCAAATCCCGTTTCAGCATCTCTATTTTCATGGTCATGCTGGTCTTTTCCTTTTTCGGCTACCAGATCATGAAGATCAATATGCTGAAGAACGCCCAGAATCTGGGCTATAACTTGGCGCACACCTACGCCCTTGAACAGCGGGGCAATCTTCAGTTTTACTCCGTGCTTTTGTCGTTCGGCGTTTCCGTTGTGGACGAAAGTCAGAAAAACGGCAATCTTGCGGAAAAAATCATGTACTTTTTCCGACAGGTGCAGAGCCTGCTTGGCGAAGGCACCATTGATCCGTACCTGGTTTCCGGAAACAGGATCATTGCCCTGAATCCCTGGGAAGGCGACGCCGACTACGATTTTTCCAATGCCGTCTGGTATCGGCAGGCGGTGGAGAATCCCGGCAAGGTCATCTTCACCGACACCTATATCGATGCCGTGTACGGCAAGCCTGTCGTCACCATCGCCAGAACGTGCGCTTCGGGGGCCGTGCTGGCCTTCGACATCTTTCCAGAAAACTTCCGTTTTTCCTCGGTCACGCTGACCGGACTGCAGGAGTCGTCGTTTTTCCTGTGCGACAACAAGGGCACGCTGCTCTACGCGCAAACTTCGGAAGAGCAGTCCTACGACGAAATGAGACCGTATGTGCATCAGTTGTTCCTGCGCATCAAGAGCGGCGAACTGGCTTCGTATGCGGCCAGCACCAGCGATATGCACGGACAGCGCCGCGGCGTGTACTACTTTGAAATGCCGAACGGATGGATTTCCATCCTGACCATTCCGTTCAGCGTTATTCTCAATGATCTTGATTACTTCAGTGCTCTGTTCTATGGCCTTGTCGTGCTGCTGCTCATCGGCATGGGACTCATTTCCTGGCGAAACCTTCACAACGAACGCGTCTATGCCCGTACCAACGAGGCCGTTCAGGTGCTCGGCAACAGCTACTTCGCCGTGTATCGGATAGACTACGAACAGGCGCGTTACGAGGTCATCAAGGCGCCGGATGACGTGCGCAGACGCCTGTCGTCGTCGGGTTCCTACGCGGAACTGGTGCGGGTCATCATCGAGAATCTGGACTCCCGCGACCTTGGCGAGTTCATGGACAAGTTTTCCCTGCTCAGCATACGACGTCTGGTGGAGCACCGCATACGGGATTTCGGTCGGGACTTTCGTCGGCGCTTCGATAACGGATATCGCTGGGTGACCATCCGGGTGCAGTTCGACGAATCGCTCGCGAGTCACGACGTCATTCTCTGCTTCCGCGAAATAGAAGAGGAGAAGCAGAAACAGCTCGAAGAACACACGCTGCTCATGAACTCCCTGAACAAGGCCAAACAGAACGAAAAGGCCAAGCAGCTGTTTTTCAGCAACATGTCGCATGAAATGCGCACGCCGCTCAACGCCATCATCAATCTTACCGGCATTGCCAAGCGTTTTGCGCGCGATCCGCAGAAGGTGCTCGACTACCTGAATAAAATAGAACGCTCAAGCGTGATGCTGATTCAGCTCGTCAACGACATCCTTGAGCTTTCGCGCCTCGCGCAGGGCAAGATAGAGCTGAACAATCAGCCCATGGATATCCGCGTCTGCCTGGAAGAGAGCTTCACTCCGTTTAAAATTCAGGCGGAAAACGAAGGAAAAATATTCCGCGAAGTCTGGAACGTGAATCATTCCATGGTGATGGGAGACGCCTTCCGCCTGACGCGCATCATGAACAATCTGCTTTCCAACGCGATGAAGTTCACGGACGCCGGCGATTCCGTCACCGTGGAAGTCTCGCAGATGAGCCAGAAGGAATACATTCAGTATAAGATCGTCGTGTCCGATACCGGCATCGGCATGTCGGAAGAGTTTCTGCATCAGATTTTCGAGCCCTATACCCGTGAAAGCCGCGTGGCGTCGCGTCCGGTGAGCGGAACCGGCCTCGGCATGCCCATCGTGAAAAGCATGGTGGAACTCTTGAACGGCAGCATTGTTGTGGACAGCAAACCCGGTCAGGGAACCACGTTTACCGTGATCTTGCCGTTCCTCATGGTGCGCGGCGAAGAACAGAGCGCCGTGGAAACCGAATCGGCGCCCGTAGGCGGCGGCCTTGCCGGCAAACGCCTGCTCATTGCCGAAGACAACGAAATCAATATGGAAGTGGCGGAGGAAATTCTTACCCTCAACGGCATGAAGGTGGAACGCGCCTGGAACGGCCGCGAAGCCCTGAATATCTTCCAGCGCTCGGAGCCCTTCTACTTCGACGCCATCCTCATGGACATGCAGATGCCCGAAATGAACGGCTGCGAAGCCTGCAAAAGCATCCGCGCCCTCTCCAGACCCGACGCCGCATCCGTGCCCATCGTCGCCGTCACCGCCAACGCCTTCTCCGAAGACATCGCCGAAACCTCCCGCGCCGGCATGTCCGCCCACGTCTCCAAACCCATCGACTTCCCCATCCTCTGCCGCCTCCTCGAAAAACTCATCAAGGCAAGAAAGAAAAAGGAAGAGTAG
- a CDS encoding HAD-IIIA family hydrolase produces MKYDAIIFDLDGTLLDTLEDLADAVNHALSGCTTVRRSIDEVRSFVGNGVRTLMIRALPGGEESPYFEQAFAAFREYYAAHCRDHTRAYPQIPELLNELSARGVKLGIVSNKSDKEVKELNRAFFGGLFPAALGERPGVRRKPEPDSLLEAMKELCVDKSRTLYVGDSDVDIRTAANAGVPCVSVTWGFRTEDFLRASGASAVIHSPLDLLDLL; encoded by the coding sequence ATGAAATACGATGCCATTATTTTTGATCTGGACGGCACGCTGCTCGATACTCTCGAAGACCTTGCCGACGCCGTAAATCACGCCCTGTCCGGCTGCACGACTGTCCGCCGCAGCATCGACGAGGTGCGCTCCTTCGTGGGCAACGGCGTGCGCACCCTCATGATCCGCGCCCTGCCCGGCGGCGAGGAGAGCCCGTACTTTGAACAGGCCTTTGCGGCCTTCCGTGAATACTACGCCGCCCATTGCCGCGATCATACCCGCGCCTATCCGCAGATTCCGGAACTGCTGAACGAACTTTCCGCGCGCGGCGTGAAACTCGGCATCGTGTCCAACAAGTCCGACAAAGAGGTCAAGGAGCTGAATCGCGCCTTCTTCGGCGGACTCTTCCCCGCCGCCCTCGGCGAACGCCCCGGCGTGCGCCGCAAGCCCGAACCCGACAGCCTCCTCGAAGCCATGAAGGAACTCTGCGTCGATAAAAGCCGCACCCTCTACGTCGGCGACTCCGACGTCGATATCCGCACCGCCGCCAACGCCGGCGTCCCCTGCGTCTCCGTCACCTGGGGCTTCCGCACCGAAGACTTCCTCCGCGCCTCCGGAGCCTCCGCCGTCATCCACTCCCCCCTCGATCTCCTTGATTTGCTGTAA
- a CDS encoding hydrolase — protein MKTSSISREDALALLKTWNSEPFHLLHALTVEGVMRYFARERGYADEEEFWGLSGLLHDIDFERFPEEHCRKAPELLRAGGVNEDMIHAVCSHGYGLCCDVEPEHEMEKILFAVDELTGLVGAAVKMRPSGSVMDMEVSSLKKKFKDKRFAAGCSRDVIREGAERLGWTLDELFARTLDAMRSCEASVNEQMAAQ, from the coding sequence ATGAAGACAAGCAGCATCAGCAGAGAAGACGCACTGGCCCTTTTGAAGACCTGGAACAGCGAACCGTTTCATCTTCTGCACGCGCTCACGGTGGAAGGCGTGATGCGGTATTTTGCGCGCGAGCGCGGCTATGCGGATGAAGAAGAGTTCTGGGGGCTGTCCGGCCTTCTTCACGACATTGATTTTGAACGCTTTCCCGAAGAACATTGCCGCAAGGCGCCGGAACTGCTGCGCGCGGGCGGCGTGAACGAAGACATGATTCATGCGGTGTGCAGTCACGGCTACGGACTGTGCTGCGACGTTGAGCCCGAACACGAAATGGAAAAGATACTCTTTGCGGTGGACGAGCTCACGGGTCTGGTGGGCGCGGCGGTGAAGATGCGTCCTTCGGGCAGCGTGATGGACATGGAAGTGTCCAGTCTGAAGAAGAAATTCAAGGACAAGCGCTTTGCGGCGGGCTGCTCGCGCGACGTGATCCGCGAAGGCGCGGAGCGTCTGGGCTGGACGCTGGACGAACTGTTTGCGCGCACGCTCGACGCCATGCGTTCCTGCGAGGCGAGCGTGAACGAGCAGATGGCCGCGCAATAG